A single Clostridia bacterium DNA region contains:
- a CDS encoding SDR family oxidoreductase, whose protein sequence is MKGFAEKVALITGGSAGIGKAAALAFAREGAKVVLAARHARRGNEVVREIEAAGGQALFVACDVSRADEVRELVRRTVGSYGRLDCAFNNAAAIDVIKMQRTADITEEDFDREMALNMKSVWLCMKFELTQMLAQTPTGGVIVNTSSVNGLGAASMAAPYSAAKSAILALTKAAAQEYASDGIRVNALVPGGFRTPGLEGMFERFSGGNAEAMHAIEQRYAELNPMKRLGDASEAAEAVLWLCSEGASYVTGHSLIVDGGMTAWAR, encoded by the coding sequence ATGAAAGGCTTCGCCGAAAAAGTTGCATTGATTACCGGCGGGAGCGCGGGAATTGGAAAAGCGGCGGCGCTGGCGTTTGCACGAGAAGGCGCAAAGGTCGTGCTGGCCGCTCGTCACGCAAGGCGAGGGAACGAGGTCGTGCGCGAGATTGAAGCTGCGGGCGGGCAGGCTTTGTTCGTGGCGTGCGATGTTTCGCGCGCTGATGAAGTTCGAGAGCTGGTGAGACGCACGGTGGGAAGCTATGGCCGCCTCGATTGCGCGTTCAACAATGCGGCTGCCATCGACGTAATCAAGATGCAGCGGACGGCGGACATCACAGAAGAGGACTTCGACCGCGAGATGGCGCTGAACATGAAGAGCGTCTGGCTCTGCATGAAGTTTGAACTCACGCAGATGCTGGCACAGACACCAACCGGCGGCGTCATCGTGAACACATCATCGGTAAATGGCCTGGGAGCGGCGTCGATGGCGGCACCATATTCGGCAGCGAAGTCAGCAATCCTGGCGCTGACAAAGGCGGCGGCGCAGGAATATGCGTCGGATGGCATCCGCGTGAATGCGCTGGTTCCGGGCGGATTCCGCACGCCTGGTTTGGAAGGCATGTTCGAACGGTTCTCCGGCGGGAATGCCGAAGCGATGCATGCGATCGAGCAACGTTACGCGGAGTTGAACCCGATGAAGAGACTTGGCGATGCGAGCGAAGCGGCAGAGGCTGTGCTGTGGCTATGCTCGGAAGGTGCATCGTATGTAACGGGGCACTCGCTGATTGTGGATGGTGGAATGACCGCTTGGGCGCGGTGA
- a CDS encoding sensor domain-containing diguanylate cyclase, whose amino-acid sequence MTESNGASKRQVQQLGIFHDVAKALTSSLNLDSILQTIMEKMAAYFRPDTWSLLMVDEERDELYFAIAVGDASDTLKTVRLKMGEGIAGWVAKHDEAVIVPDVYTDPRFAKRIDEMTKWQTSSIICIPLSSKHRVLGVIQLVNVDMKGFGENELLLLQTLADYAAIAIDNARSVEKIQELTITDDCTGLYNARHLYKTLESEVYRSARFGYEFTILFLDLDRFKQVNDTHGHLVGSKLLAEIGYAIKSHLRLIDYAFRYGGDEFVVLLPQTGKESALVVARRLRDVLRNTFFLAEDGLNLNVRASMGVATYPEDAKTAHEIIQQADEMMYAVKNSTRDNISVAQQGMLT is encoded by the coding sequence ATGACTGAGTCGAACGGCGCCAGCAAACGGCAAGTCCAACAGTTGGGGATATTCCACGACGTCGCGAAGGCGCTCACCTCGTCGTTGAATCTCGACTCCATTCTGCAAACGATCATGGAAAAGATGGCCGCGTACTTCCGGCCGGACACATGGTCGCTGCTGATGGTGGACGAGGAACGCGATGAATTGTATTTCGCGATTGCCGTCGGGGACGCTTCCGATACTCTCAAAACCGTACGCCTGAAGATGGGCGAAGGCATTGCCGGCTGGGTGGCCAAGCACGACGAGGCTGTCATCGTGCCGGATGTCTACACCGACCCGCGTTTTGCCAAACGCATCGACGAGATGACGAAGTGGCAGACGAGCTCCATCATCTGCATCCCGCTCAGTTCCAAACACCGTGTCCTGGGCGTCATTCAGCTGGTCAATGTGGACATGAAGGGGTTCGGCGAAAACGAACTCCTGCTCCTGCAGACGCTCGCCGACTACGCCGCCATCGCCATCGACAACGCGCGATCGGTTGAGAAGATTCAGGAACTCACCATCACCGACGACTGCACAGGGCTTTACAATGCCCGCCATCTGTATAAGACCCTCGAGTCCGAGGTCTACCGTTCCGCTCGCTTCGGATACGAGTTCACAATCCTCTTCCTCGACCTCGATCGCTTCAAGCAGGTCAACGACACGCACGGACATCTCGTCGGTAGCAAGTTGCTCGCCGAAATCGGGTACGCCATCAAGTCGCATCTGCGCTTGATCGACTATGCCTTCCGTTACGGCGGAGATGAATTCGTCGTACTGCTGCCACAGACCGGAAAAGAATCCGCGCTCGTTGTCGCTCGCAGGCTGCGGGACGTGCTGCGCAACACTTTTTTCCTCGCAGAAGACGGACTCAATCTAAATGTGCGCGCATCGATGGGTGTGGCCACCTATCCGGAAGACGCGAAGACCGCGCACGAAATCATCCAGCAGGCAGACGAGATGATGTACGCAGTCAAGAACAGCACTCGCGACAATATTTCCGTCGCCCAGCAAGGGATGCTCACCTAG
- a CDS encoding RodZ domain-containing protein produces MGTFGEKLRREREMRAITLDEIAEATKIGTRSLKALEDEHFDILPGGIFNRGFVRAYAKYLGIDEEQAVSDYLNAAGEQQPEKVVLPSEPITAQAEAVKSREALESVREKGSAGAWVAFALFLLLITGGSAGWKYYKQRQDAPRPIPQPEVTSTQTATPSATSVATDPSAVAPQDGAIAGQSPEGATGSVGEPAQGTATNPLTSQPAPGATQAGAKDKAPIELQISVTQPTWVSIKADGQAATTQTLRVSDQKLVLAQERVVVTTGNAVFVTCNGKSLGMVGESNRRSVLRFTSECVLQ; encoded by the coding sequence GTGGGAACGTTTGGCGAAAAACTGCGGCGTGAACGAGAAATGCGTGCCATCACGCTGGATGAGATCGCCGAGGCGACCAAGATTGGAACGCGTTCGTTGAAGGCGCTGGAAGACGAACACTTCGACATCCTTCCGGGTGGAATTTTCAATCGCGGGTTCGTCCGCGCTTACGCGAAATACCTGGGGATTGACGAAGAGCAGGCGGTTTCCGATTACTTGAACGCGGCAGGTGAGCAGCAACCGGAAAAGGTTGTTTTGCCGAGTGAACCAATCACGGCGCAAGCCGAAGCCGTCAAGAGCCGGGAAGCCTTAGAGTCAGTTCGCGAAAAGGGATCGGCCGGAGCCTGGGTCGCCTTTGCGCTTTTTTTGCTGCTGATCACGGGTGGCAGCGCGGGTTGGAAGTATTACAAGCAGCGCCAGGACGCACCTAGACCGATTCCACAGCCGGAGGTGACGTCCACGCAGACAGCTACCCCGAGCGCGACTTCTGTCGCCACTGACCCGTCGGCGGTGGCACCGCAAGACGGCGCGATTGCAGGGCAATCTCCAGAGGGCGCGACGGGTTCTGTAGGCGAGCCTGCGCAAGGCACTGCCACAAATCCACTTACATCGCAACCTGCACCTGGCGCAACGCAAGCTGGCGCGAAAGATAAGGCGCCGATCGAGTTGCAGATCAGCGTAACGCAACCGACGTGGGTGTCGATCAAAGCAGATGGGCAAGCGGCGACGACGCAGACTCTGCGGGTTTCCGACCAGAAGCTCGTACTGGCGCAAGAGCGAGTCGTGGTTACCACGGGTAACGCTGTATTTGTGACCTGCAACGGGAAGTCGCTGGGTATGGTGGGCGAGAGTAACAGGCGCTCCGTGCTTCGCTTCACCTCTGAATGTGTTTTGCAGTAA
- the metK gene encoding methionine adenosyltransferase yields the protein MSRNPFLFTSESVTEGHPDKIADQISDAILDACLQQDEYSRVACETLTATGLVVIAGEITTKAYVDFQSVVRGTISAIGYDNALYGFDSNTCAVISSINKQSGDIAMGVDTGGAGDQGMMFGYACDETEELMPMPIHLAHRLTERLSEVRKNGTLPYLRPDGKSQVTVEYDENLKPVRVDAVVISTQHAETVGNEQLRADILKHVIQAAVPANLLDADTKYHINPTGRFVIGGPMGDTGLTGRKIIVDTYGGLGRHGGGAFSGKDATKVDRSAAYMARYIAKNIVAAGLAARCEVQLAYAIGVAEPVSVLVDTFGTGKVDRETLQELVRKNFQLTPKSIIESLKLRRPIFKKTASYGHFGRNDKDFTWESTDKAAALREQAGMAKAVSAKK from the coding sequence TTGTCTCGCAACCCTTTTCTATTCACCTCCGAGTCGGTGACCGAAGGTCATCCGGACAAAATCGCCGACCAGATTTCTGATGCCATTCTCGACGCCTGCTTGCAGCAGGACGAGTACAGTCGTGTTGCTTGCGAAACTTTGACGGCAACCGGGTTGGTGGTGATCGCTGGCGAAATCACAACCAAGGCATACGTGGACTTCCAGTCGGTCGTGCGTGGCACGATCTCCGCAATTGGCTACGACAATGCTCTTTACGGCTTTGATTCGAATACCTGCGCCGTTATCTCCAGCATCAACAAACAGTCGGGCGATATCGCCATGGGCGTGGACACGGGTGGCGCGGGCGACCAGGGCATGATGTTCGGTTACGCCTGCGACGAGACAGAAGAACTGATGCCGATGCCGATCCACCTGGCCCACAGGCTGACGGAGCGCCTCTCAGAAGTTCGCAAGAACGGCACACTGCCTTACCTGCGTCCGGACGGAAAATCGCAGGTTACGGTGGAGTACGATGAAAACCTGAAGCCGGTCCGCGTGGATGCCGTTGTGATCTCGACGCAGCACGCAGAGACGGTTGGGAACGAACAACTGCGGGCGGATATCCTGAAGCACGTCATCCAGGCGGCAGTTCCGGCGAACCTGCTGGATGCGGACACGAAATACCACATCAATCCAACAGGCCGGTTCGTGATCGGCGGACCGATGGGCGACACCGGATTGACCGGTCGTAAGATCATCGTGGATACCTACGGCGGTTTGGGTCGTCACGGTGGCGGCGCTTTCAGCGGCAAGGACGCGACCAAAGTTGACCGTTCGGCTGCGTACATGGCGCGCTACATCGCGAAGAATATTGTTGCCGCCGGGCTGGCTGCACGCTGCGAAGTGCAGCTTGCTTATGCGATCGGCGTAGCGGAACCGGTCAGCGTCCTGGTGGATACGTTCGGTACGGGCAAAGTGGATCGCGAGACGTTGCAGGAACTCGTTCGCAAGAACTTCCAGTTGACCCCGAAGAGCATCATTGAGTCGCTGAAACTGCGTCGCCCGATCTTCAAGAAGACCGCGTCCTACGGTCACTTTGGCCGCAACGACAAGGACTTTACCTGGGAAAGCACCGATAAGGCCGCAGCGTTACGCGAGCAGGCTGGCATGGCGAAGGCTGTTTCGGCAAAGAAGTAA